The Ziziphus jujuba cultivar Dongzao chromosome 1, ASM3175591v1 genome segment ggaatactagtatatatagcttcatccatgtaattctctaTCATCATCATACAACACTTGTTAGAATGTTTCCAATCCTTATAAAGTTTTCTAACTGCCGCACTACTATCATCAGTTGGTATCTcaggtggatctatctccaaaactaaatccaatttcataaccAAGGTCTTTTTCCACTTCTGAtagtttgtcccatccaatttcatcatggcagtcataggcaaGACATTCGGGATGCTACTAActatgaaaatagtaaacacaacaaaacattttatatatataaaacaataactattttctagcccctcaacataaaatataaaatatcaatatcgctagggtctttgtagcactaaagataccctttcgtgcgtcagggacagtcaaccaaataaccacaatcaaatgcattgaactgaatcaccaacagggcaactcagaacctgcgaTTCATAGCATTTaatcaacttccactgccattccaggcatCATACTAAGCAACTAAAACcaccgacagggtagcctagttacccgtataaaccctggttaataagtgggagaaaaaaatatattggcaatttcatgaaataggcaaatataaaatatcatatccactatgccaacaaaCTTTACATTGGTATACATAATgtagataaaataagtctcacgatagatgagtacctaaaatcctacactactataccaactaggcacaaaacctttttagggaaagctaacacaatccaattttttaaacatagatatttaatttaattcaaaaattgaaatggaataaataaccaaataaataaaaaacacataaataaatcaataacaatatatatatatatatatatatatatatatatatatattataataacaaaataaaacaatagataaataaatagataatcaataaataaataaataaatgagtaataaataaaactaagaaaaacaatttttttactgCTGACATCAGCAAGAGGATGCTGACATCAGCATCTTCTTCCTTAGCCGAGTCAGGAACGACCCAATTTCCTAGTTAACGGGTGGCACGACCCGCTTGATAAACCCGGATGGAAAACTCAACGCCGGCCACCATTTTATGTAAAACCGGTCCCAATCATCTCCTTTTGGTGTGGGAAAGCATAATCCCCCTTCAACTTAAgtcaatttgattcaaaaaacaaagattCATCAAGTTGCATCCACACGTGTTCTTAATGGGTTTTCAACGGATTTTGCAAAAATTGTGTGATTCATAACAAAATTATGGCTCATTAATGTTCGATTCAACACAGCAAAAATGATTCCACAATGCTCAGGCCGAGAATGTAagagaaacaattttttttttttattaggacAAGTTAGGTGTTTCGGTACATAATAAATGGCAAAACATATTCAAttccatccaaaaataaagTACCACAAAACACAGGTTATAAATCATGcaaaatacaatttttccaatattttGCAAAACCAATATACAGTTAAACAAAGCCAATATTTccaattgttttaatttatttttaaattcaaaatagcaATCGGACATGTGTGTAATACTCATAgaatatgtaattttaaattccaCAGACTCATGCacgaaagaaaacaaaataaagaacatatattTGAATATACACATCATTCAATGGCCACATACAGTAATAATCCGATCATCATGAATATAACTAAAACTAATCGCaaacaaatttattatgcatatgaaccacaagctttgataccaattattagaatttatggatctaaatatatataataaattttataaatcataaattactaatctCTAAATGCagctattgataaattaaatttttaatcctgtaaaatagaaaacaatataaagtagtgcctatggacacattactctcaaaccactctcagatttctgaaaatccTAATCTCAAAATACCATATGGCATATATCTATTTGCTTGTTCTATACCTTTTAtaatctctgcaagtcagaattattcattaattttaacacataaaataataataatttaataatataatagtaataggaaaaatatggataagttattgggcttataaagagagttgatcCTCAAGTCTTATGGGACAACTGAAGTCTTATAAAGAATATGTGACCAATGGTcctactataaaataataaaataaatcagtcctattaatgacataaataaatCCTGTAAgtaagttattaattatgctaaattcataattattaatttatttaacagagagagaacaaaaatttgataaagaccAAGTGATTTCATTGGTTATTAGAATGTGATTTTTAAACAGAGAgaccaaataaatttttgtccCAGGAAAGTATGTTTAAATCTAGTGGCTCACAAAGTGTTTTCCTAACAAAGAGACAGAAAAAACTATTTTCACAGGAAGACAAACTGACAAATGTGGGATATAAATGTGGATTGAGAATTTTAAGGAGGTTTGatctctttctttttaaaaaaacgtAAGTAGATGTGATTCTTTGAAAACATTAAAAAGGGTGATTGCCATAAAAAAAACCCATGGATATTGTCTGCCttctaaaattaaaatctaaccGCTTACAATTGTTTATTGAGAAAAGATTGTATAAAGCGACATGAATCCAGACTAAAAAATATTTGCATAGCAATGTATAAGTAACATTAGTTCTATATTTGTTAGAACTTAGaactaaataaagaaatatatatttatatttttattgatgtatctattttgcatatattaattttattatagaaaactcatttaaattatgttgacttatctcttttgcttttaaactaataaaaatatgtagaaaatgaaaaaattataaaacatatgttaattttattgtagaaaacccatgtgaaaaaaaattagttttcttgATTTATAAgagattttattttgcttttaaaataaaattattttatatctcttATTAAGGacataaaagtaatttaaacTGCCATTATTGAGGATATAAATGTAATTCAACCAATCACGTAGGAAAGTGAGTAAGATACCCAAACGGCTTGCACACTGTAGAAACTGGAAATGAAATATCTGAAAATTAAGGGACTAAAATAGATTTAAATCAAACTTTTCAAAGTAACCCATGGTTTATAAATAaagtgaaaattaaaatatatcataaataaaaataaaggagaaattaaagataaatatatattctttttgaaaGAGAAATATAATGTTATATTTCTGGTGACATTAATTAATATCCAACTCTACAACACCATAAATGTTAGATCAAGCAACATgtataattggatttttttttcttttttcttttttttgtttttgggaatAAACAATGGGCATCTAAGTGAGATTAGCCCAAAACCTACTTTATAACTTGCATTTTGGTAGCTTTCTCCTTCAATTGCAATAAtgtcctcttcttcttcttttttggctCAAATCAATTGCAATAATGTTAAATCAGGCAAcatgtataattattattattattattttgcgaATAAACAACGGGCATCTAGTGAGATTCGTTCAGAAGATAATTTGGTTCATCATGTTACCATGCCTGCCTTATAACCTGCATCTTTGTAGCCATTTCCCTCAATTGTAATTTGAAGAATATTGAAATATATCGTAGTATGCCAATGGGGCGGTCTGCAATTTCAAACCTGCAAAGTGGTGGATAACTGGCTTCCATTTGCTCCATTGTACCTTGGGTGCATGACGTGTATAATTGATGACCACAAATACTCCTGTCATCATTgtctatttgataaaaatatttatttttttttattattttgtggtaCAGATACATAGGAAACAAAGTAAAATCCAAAGAACTTTCCCTTGTCTTTTAGCAAAAAAAGAACTTTCCCTCGTCTTCCTGCTGCCATCGCCATAGTTTGTAGGTtgcagaaagaagaaaaattgatgTGATGGAAGTAAGCAACAATTACATAACAATGAAAGGTCATATAGATGGGAAACCAAAAGAAGATGACTTTGGGATTAAAGCTTCACAACTTTCTCTTTCAGTAGAACCTGGTTCTAACCATATCATCGTCAAAAATCTTTATGTATCAATAGATCCATTCCAAATAAATCGAATGAAGAGTTTCAGCTCCTTGCAGGAAAGTGCAAAATTTGCACCTGACTTAACTCCTGACAAGGTACGCCATGCATTAATATTTCACCACATGATCAAATGTATATACTACTGCAACTTATCCCTCCTTTCATAacgttttatttttggttttctcttttaatttttttaacatttgaaagGTCAAGCATACATAAATATTATACTAACGGACTACTATGATtgtcaaaaagaaaatgtttcatTTTATAGACATTACTTTGAAATgggtttcaaatttttattattattattatttaagtaagatgagaaaaaattgaaaattcaaaaccaaaatCTAATGTTAGGTAATGAAGCACTTAGTTATTCTTTtctcaaaagaaattaaactttGTTATATATAGCTTTTTGTTGACTCAAAATGCTCTTCCAACTTTTTATGTTACACATTTTAGGAGGACAACCTAATGATAATGTTTATACTCTTTATATGTAAGGTATTGGGATTGAGTAATCCTAATAGTAGAAAAATATAACttcttttatgggtaaaaaaaagaaaagaaaagaaaaaaaaaacatagcttcatgttatatataaatataaacatcaTACGTTTATGTTACACTTTTAAAAGGTATTGGATTTAAAGATGTATTTAAAGTTTATATAAATCTTGATATggtgcattttgtttttttaaaattttaatattaatcttatataaaattcttaaaatatctACTTTTGAAGAGACCCAAAGCTGATAAGAGaagtttcataaaaaatttaaaaaatttatcaggatgtcatgataaaaaattagttatatatatatatatatgaaatctaGTAGATCTCAAACCAAATATAATCATGTTTTCTTTATTACTCATATCACATAACTTTCTCCCTTCATTATGTCCCTTAATGTAAAGGATGCCGTGGCTAATTATTTCGTTAAGATAAATTCTCAAGTATATGTTAaattgaggatttttttttttttaatgaaataccacatattctttcattctttttttatctaattttaatttgaaatgttCAGTTGTAACACCACAAGGTTCAAAACCCTCTATGAGGAAGTAATACTAATCCTGAGAAATTATTAATATGACAGATCAACAATATAGGATATAGACCTGTCCAATTAAAATTAATCACCTCAATGAAATTTCCAAATCAACCTCATTATCATATATATCATTAACCCCTTTCTAACATTGTTAATCCAAGGTTACATTTCgatcttttattaaaaatatttttcatggaaatttcttATATCCCATAAATCTctccaattaaattaattattcatttaatactAATATCTTCTTACCGCCTATGGTTACATTTTCTTTGGTAAGAATCTTTGAATctctcaaattaaattaattgttcTAATTGAGTATCTTTGTTTCCTTCCTCCCCTGCAAACTTTTTGCCAAACCATCGATTTACACCATGCATCAATTATCTCTTACTAGTTCAATATGATTATCTCCTCAGCATTTGTTGAGCATGTCAAGAACATTAGCTGGGAATGTGGCTGATGGGTTATCTTTTTCAGAGTAACATAGGAACCATTCCTTATCACCAATTCaccaattttccaaatattctaGGACAGGATAATATCATTAGTAAGCAATAACCATTTTAGCTTTCCATGGTAGCTCATATTAACTATATCAACTTCATGCTTCAGACTTGTTACAATATTTGATTCTAATCCAACTTCGAAATGCCCATGCTCATTGCCGTGATTTTAGTTGTTTGAGGCATTCAAAAAGTTTAACTAATGGTTGTTTAAAGAATGctttatattcaaataataataatataataataataatactcttcttcaaaataaaattaaaatatatattaaaaggggTGTTGGTATCACTTACAATAATTCATTTAATGGGAGAGAATTATGGGAATTaagaaatttccatgaaaaataattttggtaaCATATCAAAATGGAACTTTGGGCTAACAGTATTAGAAAGGGGTTAATGATCCATATGGTAAACGAGGCTGATTTGGAATTTGTATTAAGGtggtaaattttaattggaCAGGTCTATATCTATGATGGTAGGGCTGTCCGATTGAATAATTTCTCACTAATCCCATATGGAACCCTTATTAGAGCttactatttttaaaataatgagaGAATTGTAAAATAGTTAAACAGAGCAGAACATGATAGAatctttctttatatatatatatatatatatatatatatataataaaataaaataaaacaaataaatttaaaaaaaaaataatttgaatctAGATAAACAGGTCCGCCAAACAGTACATATTTATTGAGCTGGTCTTGAGTTACTCACATTGTTTTTGTGAGAACAGGTTATCGATGCTTATGGTGTGGGGAAAGTAGTGGCTTCTGGGAATACTGATTTTGAAAAGGATGACTTGGTTGTGGGACTTCTTATTTGGGGAGAGTACAGTGTGCTAAAAGGTGAATACTGGTTGAGCAAGTTGGATCCTATGGGATTCCCACTGTCTTACCACGTTGGAATTTTAGGtaataaattaaccatttatCATCACTTTTATAAATTCTGCAGTATATGTAGCAGGGTTGGTTCTGTCGTGAATTCCATCCAGCATTGTGTAGCAAACCAAATGTATAACATAGAAGTTGTACCGTTTAGCGTCTACTGGATCTGATACATCTTCCATGTTAAACATGTACAAATTATGATTATTTGATTGGCATGCTGCATAAAGCATTCCATGACATGCAAAAGTCATGATTCGAAGGTTGCTTTCCAGACCAGAAAGGATTTCAAAGAGCCTTCTGGGAAGGCTAAAGGCACTCATTCAATATTATTGGTCCATTTTGCTGTTGCAGGGATGAGTGGACTGACAGCCTATTCAGGATTTTTTGAAGTATGCAAGCCCAAGAAGGGTGAAAAGGTGTTTGTGTCTGCTGCTTCTGGGTCAGTTGGAAATTTGGTGGGACAGTATGCAAAACTCTTTGGTTGTCATGTTGTTGGCTGCGCTGGAAGCAAGGAAAAGGTGGTGACACATTCGGAATATCATATCGATTTTAAAGAGAATCCATGTCTTTGAATATGGTACTCAAactttatgtatttaaatttgttatagGTAGCATTTCTCAAGGAGAAGCTTGGTTTCGACGATGCATTCAATTACAAGGAAGTAACAGACTTAAAGGCAACTCTCAAAAGGTAATTAGATCCTGTGATTTATATTAAGCATGCATTAACAACCTTATTATAATGACATGTACTTCCCTGATggaatagatatatattttgacaatGTTGGGGCCGAAATGCTAGAAGCAGCGGTGTAATTGCCGAGTACACAGATGCTGGAAAGAGAGCTGCACCAAATATGCTAGATGTTGTGTACAAGAGTATCACAATCCAAGGATTTTTGCTTGGTGATTATTTTCATATCTTTCAGGATTTCGTCACAACTACTTCGGATCACCTTCGTGCAGGAAATATGCAGGCAATTGAGTGCATCTCAACTGGCCTCAACAGCATCCCACAGGCTTTCATTGGACTATTTCGCGGTGATAACATTGGAAAGACCATTGTTAAAATTGCTGATGaataatttgttgaaaaaagCTTAGTACATCATATAACCAGACACTTAATAGAGAGCTCGCTAAATAAGGTCTAGTTGTATGGATATTGTTTACATATTTATCTGTTTGTATTTATGAGCTGGTTTCGGTTGTTAAGACTTAAGAGTGTAATTGTCTTGTGTTAACTACCGTTGGTCATCGGGTTAGCTATTGTGTATGCATTTTCCTAAAACATCAGTTAATTGTGCATTTTCCTAAAACATCAGTTATCTCTGTAACCCTTTAGCTCATTTTTGCACACAGTAAAGAAAATTCATTCTgtgtttaaataattaatgacCCCAAATGACAAAAACAGAAATTGTTCGAGTATAAGGGATTGTTGTTCAAAAAACAGTTTGCCACTTTAGCTACATCACTACGATACACACACAATCTCTATCGTCGTGTTTTATTTTAACccgcaaaaaataaataaataaataaataaacattgtgTTTTATTGACTTTGATCTTATTTATATGCCTCTAAAACATAAGCCGTTAGATCAGACAGCTGTAATCATTCAGTTTAAGTTCTTTCCCATGATTTAACTTTTTCTCCATATATTTATTGGAAGCCCCAGAAATGACCCGCCATTGCAGATGATTCAAAATACCGTTAAAAACGACAACCTCCTTTCTCTCTCACGAAAATGCAAAACCCTAAACCAGCTCAAGCAAATCCATGCCCATTTACTCATATCCCGCATACCCCAAAACCCATACGCCATCGCCCCTCTCCTTTCCGCCGCCGCTACCTCCGGCAAcgcttctttcttttcctatGCTCGCTCCATTTTCGACCGTCTTCTTCATAGAAACACCTTTATGTACAATTCAATGATCAGAGGCTACGTTCAATCGCGCTCGCCTGTGGCCGCTTTTTGTTGCTATTTGGACATGTTGGATCAGGGGCTCGCTGCGAATAATTTTACATTTCCGCCATTGATCAAAGCTTGTGCGATTCTCGTCCCGAATTCGAGGCTAACCGGTCGTTTAGTTCATGCCCATGTTGTTAAATTTGGGTTTCTCGAAGACCTATTTACCATTAGTGCGCTCATTGAATTTTACTCTTTGCTTCATGACATGGAAACTGCGCGTCTTTTGTTTGACAGAAGTCCGCAGAAGGACGTGGTTGTGTGGACGGTGATGGTTGATGGGTATGGGAAAATGGGGGATGTTCAGAATGCAAGACAACTGTTTGAGGAAATGCCCGAGAAGAATGCTATTTCTTGGAGTGCAATGATGGCTGCTTATTCTAGGGTGAGTGATTTCAAAGAGGTGCTCTGTTTATTCAAGCAAATGCAAGAAGCAGGCACCAACCCTAATGAGTCGGTTCTGGTTAGTGTTCTTACTGCTTGTGCTCATCTTGGAGCTGTCACGCAAGGATTGTGGGTCCACTTCTATGCTAAGCAGAACAAACTTGACTTGAATCCAATATTGGCTACTGCATTGGTTGATATGTACTCAAAATGTGGATATGTGGAATCAGCTTTAGCAGTTTTTGATGGCATTGCTAATAAGGATACTGAAGCATGGAACGCCATGATTACGGGACTTTCGATGAATGGGTTTGCAAGGGAATCACTGGAACTCTTCAATAAGATGGCTAGTGATGGAATGCAACCCACAGAGACTACATTTGTTGCCGTCCTCTCTGCCTGTACACATGGGAAAATGGTTGACGAGGGGCTTGAATTGTTTGATCAAATGGGTATCATCTATGAGGTTAAACCCTGGCTTGAGCACTATGCGTGTGTTGTTGATCTTTTGGCAAGGTCAGGTATGGTAGAGGAAGCTGAGAAATTCATAGGAGAGAAGATGGGAGGACTTGCCGGATGGGATGCCAATGTGTGGGGAGCATTACttggtgcatgtagaattcatGGGAATGTTGAAGTTGGGAACCGAGTTTGGAAAAAGCTAGCTGATATGGGGGTAGCTGATTGTGGTACTCACGTTCTTTCTTATAATATGTATAGGGAAGCTGGCTGGGAAATAGAAGCAAACAGTGTTAGAAAAATGATCTCAGATGGGGGAATGAAAAAGAAACCTGGGTCCAGTGTGATAGAGGTAAATGGTGTGGTTGAAGAGTTCCTTGCTGGTGGTCTTTGTCACCCACAAGCAcaagaaataattaagattCTTGATTCTTTTTTCAAAAGAGTGAATTTGGAGGATATTTGATGCCGACCTGTAAAAAACATTTCTTGATGTATTTTTGCTTAGTTTGGGTCCTAATATACTTTGTTTCTTGAATGTATATTAAAAGTTATATAAGATTTCTCACGTTGGAAGTTGGAACAAGtcgtgtaaattttttttttttttaaataatttattttaatttaatttcaattctTTTCGCGTTTGAGACTTCGGTATAtgactcctttttttttttttttgttttttgggttgtgGGGTAATTAATCTGCCCCACTGATTGCAACAATGATTGCGTCGTAATTTCTTGGCCGTGTTAGCGTTGAGCATGTTTCCACGGAAAATGCCAAATTTACATGTAAAACTTATATACCAtgtaaattgtaatatttttcctagtaaGAATTGAAAATAGAGAGCTACCTATGTTTTCCATTTGGCTTCTCccatttcttgtttttctaaatattttaatgatactactactaataataataatttatgcaaacactacataaaaaataatgaggatataatattatgtaaaagGGCTATCTTTAATTTCGTAGCCCATACGATGCAATACATCAAGTGAATTAAAATCAAGCATGATAGTGTAAATGTTTTAGTAATTATATGAgccaaataattcttttttccttACTAGACTCTTAGATTTAGCTTTTTTAGGTACAAAAATATCGTATTGAATATAAGGGGTAAATATAAAGCATATACTTTATAAGGGCAGTGGTTCTCTTTCCCTGCTAAGTTCCTATAGGCTTGTCATCTTTCCTGTTAGCCCTGGACCATTGTTAATCAGACTGAAGAGCAAATTGTCAGCCATGGTTACTAGGTATAAGATGGTGTCTCTGACGCAGTTCTTTTCTCAGTGTCCAGGCGTTAGGAGCACTGCTTTGCATGAAAATCCTCTGCAGCTAACAAACCATTGATGAGACGTTTGAGCCTTTCAGCACCAGGACCGGGGCGAAGTTCAGTGGTATTTGTTATGATATGATCTGGGAGAGTCACATTTGAATTTCCTTGATTTCTTAACCATCCACCAGGCACAAATCCATCAGCATTGCAGCCTAAAAGATCAGAACTGATCTTGTCAAGAACAGGCTCGTTCCTGCCAAATTTCCTTGCGAATGGAGCATTGCTATCTACCATCCTCTGGTAGTCATCATTGGTTAGAAAATGTGGGTGTTGTTTTGGAGGGTTGTCCCATGATATGAAGTGGAGGTCATGGTTTACGGTCGTGTTTCGGAACTCTTCTGCATTGCAGATGACTGTGTGGAAGTATCCTTCAGGAGAAGAAAGGAAATTGGCATAATACATAAGGACTATCCTTGGGAGGTTGTCCCAaccccataaacaaaaatcaataaaagggCGAGAGAGGATCATCCAAGCAGAACCTGAAAGAATTGTTTAAGCACAATCCAAAATGTCAGAGTATGCAGAGACTTGATGCTTAAATTTTAATGCCATAAAATTCATTTCTAATGCAGTTGACAATTATTTCTAATGCAATTGACAATTGGAAAAGAAAACTACAGAACTATTCATACTAAATAGGTAGGTGACCCCTATTATTATTGGCTTGCATAAAATTTGACGATCACCTCAAATCTTCCAAGGACATTTAAACATAAAAGAAGGAAAGTTTTTGGAAACAACAAGTAGACCTTGATGCTATTGTAAATGTGACCACTGAAAGGGCAGTTTGGGATTTACAATATATTCGCAAGATATAATGATGTTGCTGATTTCTCAAGCGATGATTGCTCAAAATTGAATTATATCTATATTTGTCCATGATTGAGAAAATGTTTCTGAATTCTGATTGAGAAAGGTAAATGGATTGAGACGTTTGAAAAGCACAGAAAACAGAACACCTTACCTGTAAACAGCTTATATGCAGTTGGAACACTTCTTTTCTCAGATACCCAAAATACATCTGATTTTTGGAGGCTATACAGCCCTGGATCAATTATAACGGGTTTTGCTCTTTGATACCTGTGGAATTCAAAGAATTTACACCTTTTAAGCAGAGCTATGATTTTGCTAAGTAGTTATCTGCTATTTGTGAATTGCAtacaagtaaaacaaaaaaagtttacTAACAGCAAAGGCAAGAAGATGAGCTACATACTCCTTCCAGCCAATGTCACTTGTATGCTCAATAAAATTAAGGCTTCTTGGAATAGTTGACAGAGTATGAAGCAGATCTGTTGTAGAGGAAACAACAAACTGGAGGCATTAGATCATGGTTTTGAAGCTTACTTGTTTAATTTGAATAGCTCTTCCTCTTACCAAATATAACAACATTAGCAACAAGAGTACAAGACTAGACGAACAATCAAATGGAACTAATGAAGGTTTTAAACTTGTCAATAGAAACCAATAAATTGAAGGCTTGAATGTAAGAGGTCATTAAACAAAAGCAGAAATAGGGCAAGTTCTGCTCCCCACAATCTCTTTCCCTAGGGAAAgtggtaaaacaaaaaacaagagCAAAACAATCAAAATAACATGTTGCAACATGCTACAATACTGTCAGAACTAAGAAATGAGCAAAAATTGTAGCAACTGAAACTAGCCCAAACCGAATTAGAAAATCGACATATCCAATGCATCAACCACGTAGTAGTAACCAAAAATAAGCGACAAACTGTACCAATACAATGATAAGAATAGTTATCTAAGCTCCAAAATCCATAAATTCCACTAAAACTTAAAACATCCAATACCTCAATTCAAtcgagaagaaaaaagaagcccGATATTCATTCGcactaataaacaaaaaaatgacaGAATGCAACCGTTGCATCTGCGAAGATCATATAAATCGGACCAAACAAGATAGCATCCCAAACAGACAcaaattttttcaaagaaaaaaaaaaaagaaaaaaaaggaggaaaaaaatatttccgTAAAAAGTGAAGTCCGTACCATCTTGGGTCACCAGAGGATAGTCTGAAGCACTAAGATTGATGAACCAATCCCAGTCTCCACCTTCCTTCAACAAAATGGCCGCCGCGTGAAGGGTATTGGTGACCATTGTCGGCCCTCTGTAAGTCACCAAATTGGCCCTCACAACCATCCTAACATTACCCATTTTGGCAAAAACCGGTTGGTCCCTAACAAAATTGGCCAATTCCAACCTCTCCTCGGCCGAGGCCTCAAGGTCCAAATGCACAGCATACTGATTCCTCGGATGGTATAATGCTTTCAGCGTTCTCTTCAAGCTCTCACCATCCCCCATTGAACCCGAGATCAAGTAAGCCAACCTAGGTACTGGGTCACTGGAAGGAGCAGAGGCCCTTAACTTGGATTCAACAAAAACTGGGACCTCATTCTTCACTTGGGTTTTATACAATTGCGATGAATATGAGCTAGACGAAGTGAAAACGGAGACAAACACAAGCAGAGTAGACAGAAGCAGCGAGAGCACCAATGGCAGAAaccacttcttcttcttcttaccaCCACCTGTTTCCATAACCCAACAGCtaaaatacaaaactaaaaaacaaccaaaatataattaa includes the following:
- the LOC107434827 gene encoding 2-alkenal reductase (NADP(+)-dependent)-like isoform X5, whose amino-acid sequence is MEVSNNYITMKGHIDGKPKEDDFGIKASQLSLSVEPGSNHIIVKNLYVSIDPFQINRMKSFSSLQESAKFAPDLTPDKVIDAYGVGKVVASGNTDFEKDDLVVGLLIWGEYSVLKGEYWLSKLDPMGFPLSYHVGILGMSGLTAYSGFFEVCKPKKGEKVFVSAASGSVGNLVGQYAKLFGCHVVGCAGSKEKVAFLKEKLGFDDAFNYKEVTDLKATLKRYIF
- the LOC107434827 gene encoding 2-alkenal reductase (NADP(+)-dependent)-like isoform X2, with protein sequence MEVSNNYITMKGHIDGKPKEDDFGIKASQLSLSVEPGSNHIIVKNLYVSIDPFQINRMKSFSSLQESAKFAPDLTPDKVIDAYGVGKVVASGNTDFEKDDLVVGLLIWGEYSVLKGEYWLSKLDPMGFPLSYHVGILGMSGLTAYSGFFEVCKPKKGEKVFVSAASGSVGNLVGQYAKLFGCHVVGCAGSKEKVAFLKEKLGFDDAFNYKEVTDLKATLKSSGVIAEYTDAGKRAAPNMLDVVYKSITIQGFLLGDYFHIFQDFVTTTSDHLRAGNMQAIECISTGLNSIPQAFIGLFRGDNIGKTIVKIADE
- the LOC107434827 gene encoding 2-alkenal reductase (NADP(+)-dependent)-like isoform X1; amino-acid sequence: MEVSNNYITMKGHIDGKPKEDDFGIKASQLSLSVEPGSNHIIVKNLYVSIDPFQINRMKSFSSLQESAKFAPDLTPDKVIDAYGVGKVVASGNTDFEKDDLVVGLLIWGEYSVLKGEYWLSKLDPMGFPLSYHVGILGMSGLTAYSGFFEVCKPKKGEKVFVSAASGSVGNLVGQYAKLFGCHVVGCAGSKEKVAFLKEKLGFDDAFNYKEVTDLKATLKRSSGVIAEYTDAGKRAAPNMLDVVYKSITIQGFLLGDYFHIFQDFVTTTSDHLRAGNMQAIECISTGLNSIPQAFIGLFRGDNIGKTIVKIADE
- the LOC107434827 gene encoding 2-alkenal reductase (NADP(+)-dependent)-like isoform X3, encoding MEVSNNYITMKGHIDGKPKEDDFGIKASQLSLSVEPGSNHIIVKNLYVSIDPFQINRMKSFSSLQESAKFAPDLTPDKVIDAYGVGKVVASGNTDFEKDDLVVGLLIWGEYSVLKGEYWLSKLDPMGFPLSYHVGILGMSGLTAYSGFFEVCKPKKGEKVFVSAASGSVGNLVGQYAKLFGCHVVGCAGSKEKVAFLKEKLGFDDAFNYKEVTDLKATLKSGVIAEYTDAGKRAAPNMLDVVYKSITIQGFLLGDYFHIFQDFVTTTSDHLRAGNMQAIECISTGLNSIPQAFIGLFRGDNIGKTIVKIADE
- the LOC107434827 gene encoding 2-alkenal reductase (NADP(+)-dependent)-like isoform X4, whose product is MEVSNNYITMKGHIDGKPKEDDFGIKASQLSLSVEPGSNHIIVKNLYVSIDPFQINRMKSFSSLQESAKFAPDLTPDKVIDAYGVGKVVASGNTDFEKDDLVVGLLIWGEYSVLKGEYWLSKLDPMGFPLSYHVGILGMSGLTAYSGFFEVCKPKKGEKVFVSAASGSVGNLVGQYAKLFGCHVVGCAGSKEKVAFLKEKLGFDDAFNYKEVTDLKATLKRISSQLLRITFVQEICRQLSASQLASTASHRLSLDYFAVITLERPLLKLLMNNLLKKA
- the LOC107434812 gene encoding pentatricopeptide repeat-containing protein At5g66520, coding for MIQNTVKNDNLLSLSRKCKTLNQLKQIHAHLLISRIPQNPYAIAPLLSAAATSGNASFFSYARSIFDRLLHRNTFMYNSMIRGYVQSRSPVAAFCCYLDMLDQGLAANNFTFPPLIKACAILVPNSRLTGRLVHAHVVKFGFLEDLFTISALIEFYSLLHDMETARLLFDRSPQKDVVVWTVMVDGYGKMGDVQNARQLFEEMPEKNAISWSAMMAAYSRVSDFKEVLCLFKQMQEAGTNPNESVLVSVLTACAHLGAVTQGLWVHFYAKQNKLDLNPILATALVDMYSKCGYVESALAVFDGIANKDTEAWNAMITGLSMNGFARESLELFNKMASDGMQPTETTFVAVLSACTHGKMVDEGLELFDQMGIIYEVKPWLEHYACVVDLLARSGMVEEAEKFIGEKMGGLAGWDANVWGALLGACRIHGNVEVGNRVWKKLADMGVADCGTHVLSYNMYREAGWEIEANSVRKMISDGGMKKKPGSSVIEVNGVVEEFLAGGLCHPQAQEIIKILDSFFKRVNLEDI